A part of Oncorhynchus masou masou isolate Uvic2021 chromosome 21, UVic_Omas_1.1, whole genome shotgun sequence genomic DNA contains:
- the LOC135507620 gene encoding zinc finger protein 329-like: MANCMVFHTQITSIMEVLANAAVAEICKLVDDDYAVFRLEMSQSQKENTALRRKLQLLELKVARERVLGSRPSSVKILDRSRGMARGHLTGGHSSFVKPAGRNRWRDDQSITVDEESGTLTKDVIMIESADAEAAGPRVKLEKAEREEDPRLSRNIQTGVVGVSPIATEDSTTAPAPPRTQPSITEVSGMPNAVLKSETDKETLTVTHRLLHTGSDHGSDSERLGTLGCPPAPGLEYFPVFHQSQVHSRGDGDTLDTGGDDPSCSYSTEMDPGNMLLSLETQTDLSSGDWNQYSSSVYTEGCLDKKREVIVVDEVDGDVPLTWNADQTQLGEGHSQGRDFIDYKESKETNPNVATHSPLHAFRDRDTMSTSMGSSDSHRRVLFDQVLNSKDQRAMAQGGGATSGSSKEKRFLCMFCNKGFSCLQKVEIHQRVHTGVKPFSCTQCHMSFAQAGNLKIHQRVHTGVKPFSCTQCHMHFSHSSSLKRHQRIHAGEKSFSCPPV, encoded by the exons atggctaactgtatggtttttcacactcaaataacttccatcatggaggtgctagcgaatgcagccgtggcagagatctgtaaactcgtagacgacgactatgcagtgtttcgtttggaaatgtctcaaagccagaaagaaaacacGGCATTGCGGAGGAAACTACAGCTACTAGAACTGAAGGTGGCACGGGAGCGCGTCCTCGGCAGTCGTCCCAGTAGTGTCAAGATCCTCGACCGAAGCAGAGGAATGGCAAGAG GACATCTCACTGGAGGCCACAGCAGCTTTGTTAAGCCAGCGGGACGCAATAGATGGAGAGATGACCAATCAATCACTGTTGATGAGGAGAGTGGAACCTTAACCAAGGATGTTATCATGATAGAG TCTGCAGATGCAGAGGCTGCAGGTCCTAGAGTAAAGCTGGAGAaggctgaaagagaggaggacccaCGGCTCAGCAGAAACATTCAGACTGGAGTGGTTGGAGTGTCCCCTATAGCTACGGAGGACTCCACCACCGCCCCAGCACCGCCTAGGACCCAACCCAGCATCACGGAGGTCAGTGGAATGCCGAACGCCGTCctcaagtcagagacagacaaggagacttTAACTGTAACACACAGGCTCTTACATACAGGATCTGACCACGGATCAGACTCAGAAAGGCTGGGGACACTGGGCTGTCCTCCTGCTCCCGGCCTAGAGTACTTTCCGGTATTTCACCAGAGCCAGGTTCATTCCCGTGGTGATGGTGACACGTTAGACACTGGTGGTGATGATCCGTCTTGTTCTTACTCTACAGAGATGGACCCTGGCAACATGCTCTTGTCTTTAGAGACACAGACtgatctgtctagtggggattggaaccagtatagtagtagtgtatacACTGAAGGGTGCCTAGATAAGAAAAGGGAGGTTATAGTCGTAGATGAAGTGGATGGAGATGTTCCTCTGACATGGAATGCAGACCAGACTCAATTAGGAGAAGGACACTCACAAGGCAGAGATTTCATAGATTATAAGGAAAGCAAAGAGACTAATCCAAATGTCGCCACCCACTCCCCTTTACACGCGTTCAGGGATCGCGATACAATGTCCACATCAATGGGGTCTTCGGATTCCCACAGACGCGTCCTTTTCGATCAGGTATTAAACTCAAAGGACCAAAGGGCCATGGCTCAGGGAGGGGGAGCAACATCAGGCAGTAGTAAAGAGAAACGGTTTctctgcatgttctgtaacaaaggcttcagctgcctccagaaggtggagatccaccagagagtccacacaggggtgaaacccttcagctgtacccagtgtcacatgAGCTTTGCCCAGGCTGGCAACCTAAagatccaccagagggtccacacaggggtgaaacccttcagctgtacccagtgtcataTGCACTTCTCTCATTCGTCcagcctgaagaggcaccagaggatCCACGCAGGAGAGAAATCCTTCAGCTGCCCCCCAGTGTGA